The following proteins are co-located in the Acinetobacter sp. NCu2D-2 genome:
- a CDS encoding META and DUF4377 domain-containing protein, translating to MKIKYLILALLPLGLAACQSSDMQTFGDNVVTILQQQNPSKTLNAYDWHLDTGASKHMVLKFDNEGRFSVSTTCNTLGGSWKVESNQLVVGQLMSTMIGCNDQAMQQEKLAGQLFEQKAIPLFLDVKDANAPTLTLMSSNGQRYVFTGKMTPETKYQGQAETIFLEISPQTKSCTGVAAQTCLQVKEIKYNEQGLKTYQDQNWSLFYDTIEGYTHSPNERQIIRVKRYTIKNPAADQSKYAYVYDMAVEREAIKGSL from the coding sequence ATGAAAATTAAATATCTTATTTTAGCCCTACTCCCTTTAGGTCTTGCTGCATGTCAAAGTTCAGATATGCAAACATTTGGAGATAATGTTGTGACGATCTTACAACAACAAAATCCTTCCAAAACATTAAATGCTTATGATTGGCACTTAGATACTGGCGCTTCTAAACATATGGTGCTGAAGTTTGACAATGAAGGTCGTTTCAGCGTTTCAACCACCTGTAACACTTTAGGTGGCTCATGGAAAGTGGAAAGTAATCAGTTGGTTGTCGGTCAGTTAATGTCAACAATGATTGGTTGTAATGATCAGGCTATGCAGCAGGAAAAATTAGCAGGTCAGCTTTTCGAGCAAAAAGCCATTCCTTTATTTTTAGATGTAAAAGATGCAAATGCACCTACGTTAACACTCATGTCGAGCAATGGTCAGCGTTATGTCTTTACTGGGAAAATGACGCCTGAAACCAAATATCAAGGACAAGCGGAAACGATCTTCCTTGAAATTTCTCCACAGACCAAATCATGTACAGGTGTTGCAGCGCAAACCTGTTTACAAGTCAAAGAAATTAAATATAACGAACAAGGTCTTAAAACCTACCAAGATCAAAACTGGTCGCTATTTTATGACACGATTGAGGGTTACACACATAGTCCGAATGAACGTCAAATCATTCGAGTTAAACGTTATACCATTAAGAATCCTGCAGCTGACCAATCTAAATATGCCTATGTCTATGATATGGCAGTTGAACGAGAAGCGATTAAAGGTTCTTTATAA
- a CDS encoding M28 family peptidase: MQSIIPLFFNRLSSSKLLSVTILLISSMLPSTFVSANTRTFAHAKNMQFYMSQIVNPSTPRNYRNITELNRVAAWIKEQMRLFDIHCEYQHFVVNSLGYKNIICHVPAQGSSKQKLERIILAAHYDVKGQNQGLNNNASGVVGLIEAARLLKSDQKKLNTPVDIVFHSLEEAPFFKTEYMGSLEHAKALKKQKLKVKGVFLLDSIGNFKPDMQQSYPYALMWLYPNQPDFVASVANMKAFSLSQHYCEQIQLKLGCERFFGALFFQKYEYSAYENYNKYHYPTVLITDTAYYRNSNYDRERERMDDLDFNKMENIVNALVKTVVHIGQ, from the coding sequence ATGCAAAGCATCATTCCCTTGTTTTTCAACAGACTTTCTTCGAGTAAATTACTGAGCGTTACGATACTACTCATCAGTTCAATGCTTCCCTCAACCTTTGTATCTGCCAATACACGAACTTTTGCTCATGCAAAGAATATGCAGTTCTATATGAGTCAGATCGTGAATCCTTCAACACCACGGAATTATCGCAATATTACCGAGTTGAATCGGGTCGCTGCATGGATTAAAGAGCAAATGCGACTATTTGATATTCACTGTGAATATCAGCATTTTGTAGTGAATAGCTTGGGTTATAAAAATATTATCTGTCATGTTCCAGCCCAAGGTTCATCTAAACAAAAACTGGAGAGAATAATTTTAGCTGCCCATTACGACGTAAAAGGTCAGAATCAAGGTTTAAATAATAATGCCTCTGGTGTAGTGGGATTGATTGAAGCTGCACGACTCTTAAAGTCAGATCAGAAAAAGCTGAATACGCCTGTGGACATAGTATTCCATAGCTTAGAAGAGGCTCCATTTTTTAAAACGGAATACATGGGCAGTTTGGAGCATGCCAAGGCATTGAAAAAGCAAAAGCTCAAAGTCAAAGGTGTATTTTTGCTCGATTCGATTGGAAATTTTAAGCCAGACATGCAACAAAGCTATCCTTATGCATTGATGTGGTTATATCCCAATCAGCCAGATTTTGTTGCCAGTGTTGCAAATATGAAGGCGTTTAGCCTGAGTCAGCATTACTGTGAGCAGATACAATTAAAATTAGGATGTGAACGATTCTTTGGGGCATTATTCTTTCAAAAATATGAATACTCTGCCTATGAAAATTATAATAAATACCATTATCCGACTGTATTAATTACAGATACTGCGTATTACCGCAATTCAAATTATGATCGGGAGAGGGAGCGAATGGATGATTTGGATTTTAACAAAATGGAAAATATCGTTAATGCGCTGGTGAAAACGGTAGTACATATTGGGCAATAA
- the nth gene encoding endonuclease III encodes MMTTSGKPVKNMTKKQIQIFFERLREQRPNPKTELNYSSPFELLVAVTLSAQATDVSVNKATDKLFPVANTPEAIYALGVEGLKSYIKTIGLYNSKAENVIKACKMLIEKHNSVVPNNRADLEALPGVGRKTANVVLNTAFGQPTMAVDTHIFRLGNRTGLAVGKNVLEVEHRLVKVIPKEFIVDSHHWLILHGRYCCIARKPKCNECIVSDVCNWPDRFEFGAARQIAVKNIETTETE; translated from the coding sequence ATGATGACGACTAGTGGCAAACCTGTTAAAAATATGACCAAAAAGCAGATCCAAATCTTCTTTGAACGTCTACGTGAACAGCGACCAAATCCAAAAACAGAACTAAATTATTCAAGCCCTTTCGAGCTTTTGGTTGCAGTTACGCTATCGGCCCAAGCCACTGATGTCAGTGTCAATAAAGCAACAGATAAATTATTCCCTGTCGCCAATACTCCAGAAGCTATCTATGCCTTAGGTGTCGAAGGCTTAAAGTCTTATATCAAAACTATTGGTTTATATAACTCAAAAGCCGAGAACGTCATTAAAGCTTGTAAAATGCTCATAGAGAAGCATAACAGCGTCGTTCCGAATAATCGGGCTGACTTAGAGGCATTGCCAGGTGTAGGACGTAAGACAGCCAATGTCGTGCTCAATACAGCGTTCGGTCAACCAACGATGGCCGTAGACACACACATTTTCCGTTTAGGTAATCGTACAGGCTTAGCCGTTGGTAAAAATGTACTCGAAGTAGAACATAGATTGGTAAAAGTCATTCCAAAAGAATTTATTGTCGATTCACATCATTGGCTGATTCTGCACGGACGTTATTGTTGTATTGCCCGTAAACCTAAATGCAATGAATGTATTGTGTCCGACGTATGTAACTGGCCGGATCGTTTTGAGTTTGGGGCAGCGCGTCAAATTGCAGTTAAAAATATCGAAACTACAGAAACTGAATAA
- the gdhA gene encoding NADP-specific glutamate dehydrogenase, with product MKYNTLNEFLDYVKSRDAHQPEFLQAVEEVMTSLWPFIEKNPQYAAHGLLERLVEPERAIQFRVAWVDDQGQTQVNRAFRVQYNSAIGPFKGGMRFHPSVNLSILKFLGFEQTFKNALTTLPMGGGKGGSDFDPKGKSEGEIMRFCQALIIELYRHLGSNTDIPAGDIGVGGREVGYMAGMMKKLSNDTSCVFTGKGLTFGGSLARPEATGFGTVYFAEEMLKTRGESFKDKVVTISGSGNVAQYAAEKAMYLGAKVVSLSDSNGTVYVKDGFTSELLAEVMELKNVKRGRISEFASKHGFEYLEGQRPWSIKCDIALPCATQNELDADDAEKLLANGVVCVAEGANMPSTLGAVEKFVEAKILYAPGKASNAGGVATSGLEMSQNALRLGWTFEEVDERLHAIMKEIHRNCVKYGTKEDGTVNYVDGANIAGFVKVADAMLAQGVF from the coding sequence TTGAAATACAACACACTTAATGAGTTTCTAGATTACGTAAAATCACGTGATGCACATCAACCTGAATTTCTTCAAGCTGTAGAAGAAGTGATGACAAGCTTGTGGCCTTTCATTGAAAAGAACCCACAATACGCAGCTCACGGTTTACTAGAACGTCTAGTTGAACCTGAACGTGCAATCCAATTCCGTGTTGCTTGGGTAGATGACCAAGGTCAAACTCAAGTAAACCGTGCATTCCGTGTACAGTACAACTCAGCGATTGGTCCATTTAAAGGTGGTATGCGTTTCCACCCTTCTGTGAACCTTTCAATCCTAAAATTCTTAGGTTTTGAACAAACATTCAAAAATGCTTTGACTACGCTTCCTATGGGTGGTGGTAAAGGTGGTTCTGACTTTGACCCTAAAGGTAAGTCAGAAGGCGAAATCATGCGTTTCTGCCAAGCATTAATCATCGAGCTTTATCGTCACCTTGGTTCAAACACAGATATCCCTGCGGGTGACATCGGTGTAGGTGGTCGTGAAGTTGGCTACATGGCCGGCATGATGAAAAAATTGAGCAATGACACTTCATGTGTATTCACTGGTAAAGGTTTAACTTTCGGTGGTTCATTGGCTCGTCCTGAAGCAACTGGTTTCGGTACTGTGTATTTCGCTGAGGAAATGCTCAAGACTCGTGGCGAAAGCTTCAAAGACAAAGTGGTTACTATTTCAGGTTCTGGTAACGTTGCACAATACGCTGCTGAAAAAGCAATGTATTTAGGTGCGAAAGTGGTTTCACTTTCTGACTCTAACGGTACTGTTTACGTGAAAGATGGTTTCACTTCTGAGCTTCTTGCTGAAGTGATGGAACTTAAAAACGTAAAACGTGGTCGTATTTCAGAATTCGCATCTAAACACGGTTTTGAATATCTTGAAGGTCAACGTCCTTGGTCGATCAAATGTGATATTGCGCTTCCATGTGCAACACAAAATGAATTAGACGCTGATGACGCTGAAAAACTTCTTGCAAACGGTGTAGTATGTGTTGCTGAAGGTGCAAACATGCCGTCTACTTTAGGTGCTGTTGAGAAATTCGTTGAAGCGAAAATTCTTTATGCGCCAGGTAAAGCATCAAATGCAGGTGGTGTGGCAACTTCTGGTCTTGAAATGTCTCAAAATGCATTGCGTTTAGGTTGGACATTCGAAGAAGTTGACGAACGTCTTCATGCCATCATGAAAGAAATTCACCGCAACTGCGTGAAATACGGTACTAAAGAAGATGGTACTGTGAACTACGTAGACGGTGCGAACATTGCAGGCTTCGTAAAAGTGGCTGATGCAATGCTTGCTCAAGGCGTATTCTAA
- a CDS encoding dioxygenase family protein, translating into MNLQTLPGLYISHGSPMLALNPEQVGPALERLSINLPRPQAIVVMSAHWESNALEVSISIRPETWHDFRGFPQELYQIRYPAPGNPELSEKILGLLSDAGFAVHANSTRPRDHGVWMPLLHMYPEADIPVVEISLPMSMTSDDIYKIGQTLAPLREQQILLIGSGSITHNLRELTRTGDTSIVPEWASSFRNYVVNKLSHNDVDAILDWTTIPHVQRNHPTLEHFAPLFFSMGTGTRFSLVHSSFTMGALGMDIYRFD; encoded by the coding sequence ATGAATTTACAAACGCTCCCCGGCTTATACATTTCCCATGGTTCACCAATGTTGGCGCTTAACCCTGAACAAGTGGGGCCTGCGTTAGAACGATTAAGTATCAATCTTCCACGTCCACAAGCTATTGTAGTAATGTCCGCACATTGGGAAAGTAACGCACTAGAAGTAAGTATCAGTATTCGCCCTGAAACATGGCATGACTTTAGAGGATTCCCACAGGAACTTTATCAAATTCGTTATCCTGCACCTGGGAACCCTGAGCTTTCTGAGAAAATTCTAGGCTTATTATCTGATGCGGGTTTTGCTGTGCATGCCAATAGTACCCGCCCACGTGATCATGGGGTTTGGATGCCACTCTTACATATGTATCCAGAAGCCGACATTCCTGTGGTTGAAATTTCACTACCAATGTCGATGACTTCAGATGATATATATAAGATTGGACAGACACTGGCACCCCTACGTGAACAGCAAATTCTACTGATTGGTTCAGGGAGTATTACTCACAATCTGCGTGAGTTAACTCGTACTGGTGATACTAGTATTGTGCCTGAATGGGCATCTAGTTTTAGAAATTATGTGGTGAATAAACTTAGCCATAATGATGTTGATGCGATTTTAGATTGGACCACTATTCCACATGTTCAACGCAATCACCCTACACTTGAACACTTTGCTCCACTGTTCTTTTCAATGGGCACTGGCACGCGCTTTAGCTTAGTACACAGCAGTTTTACGATGGGCGCTCTAGGCATGGATATCTATCGCTTCGATTAA
- the adk gene encoding adenylate kinase: MRIILLGPPGAGKGTQAQLICKRYNVPQISTGDMLRAAIREGTELGLKAKSVMESGGLVSDELIIGLVKERIAQPDCVNGCIFDGFPRTIPQAEALENEGISIDHVIEIDVPDEEIVQRLSGRRQHPASGRVYHIVYNPPKVEGKDDETGEDLVQRPDDQEETIRKRLGSYHAETEQLVGFYQGRAASGENAPTYDKLNGLRPIEEVQKDLFAILDQSK, translated from the coding sequence ATGCGCATTATTTTACTCGGACCACCTGGAGCAGGTAAAGGTACACAAGCTCAGTTGATCTGTAAGCGCTACAATGTCCCACAAATTTCAACCGGTGATATGCTCCGTGCTGCAATTCGTGAAGGTACTGAATTAGGTCTTAAAGCTAAAAGCGTTATGGAAAGCGGTGGCTTGGTTTCAGATGAGCTCATCATCGGTCTTGTAAAAGAACGCATTGCTCAACCTGACTGCGTAAACGGATGCATCTTTGATGGTTTCCCTCGTACAATTCCTCAAGCGGAAGCTTTGGAAAACGAAGGTATCAGCATTGATCATGTGATTGAAATTGATGTACCAGACGAAGAAATCGTTCAACGTTTATCTGGTCGTCGTCAACACCCAGCATCTGGCCGTGTTTACCACATCGTTTACAATCCACCTAAAGTGGAAGGTAAAGATGACGAAACTGGTGAAGACCTTGTTCAACGTCCAGATGACCAAGAAGAAACAATTCGTAAGCGTTTAGGTTCTTACCACGCTGAAACTGAACAATTGGTTGGTTTCTATCAAGGTCGTGCAGCTTCTGGTGAAAATGCACCGACTTATGACAAGTTAAACGGTCTACGTCCAATCGAAGAAGTTCAAAAAGATCTTTTTGCGATTCTTGATCAATCAAAATAA
- a CDS encoding RnfABCDGE type electron transport complex subunit B yields the protein MNSHASLIQSIDALLPQTQCGLCGHRDGCLPYARAISEGEEANKCVPGGQPVADALAKLLNRAPLKAEESVWPVQADGRPQRMKAIIREDECIGCTKCINACPVDAIIGAGKLMHTVLTDLCTGCELCIPPCPVDCIDLVEDTQPLMNEQARVAEQNDLRRRYYAHIQREEKRRIHRKSPVVRAEINTQLFAEFTAQNDQVPAIQVIEKPAEEIITTDVQTTLQLAKIRTQIKKLEKQLSVREDERKRVQLVELNQQLATLTGESA from the coding sequence ATGAATTCGCACGCTTCACTTATCCAATCCATTGACGCCCTACTCCCTCAAACACAATGTGGTTTATGTGGTCACCGTGATGGATGCCTTCCCTATGCACGCGCAATCAGTGAAGGTGAAGAAGCCAATAAATGTGTCCCGGGTGGACAACCCGTCGCAGATGCTTTAGCCAAACTTTTAAATCGTGCGCCTTTGAAAGCAGAAGAAAGTGTTTGGCCTGTCCAGGCTGATGGTCGTCCACAACGGATGAAAGCCATCATTCGTGAAGATGAATGTATTGGTTGTACGAAGTGCATTAATGCCTGTCCGGTCGATGCGATTATTGGCGCAGGCAAACTGATGCATACGGTATTAACCGATCTTTGTACGGGCTGTGAATTATGTATCCCGCCATGCCCTGTCGATTGCATCGATTTGGTCGAAGACACACAACCTTTGATGAATGAACAAGCCCGTGTTGCAGAGCAAAATGATTTACGTCGTCGCTACTATGCACATATTCAGCGCGAAGAGAAACGACGTATTCATCGTAAAAGTCCTGTGGTTCGTGCAGAAATTAACACCCAGCTTTTTGCTGAATTTACTGCACAAAACGACCAAGTTCCCGCGATTCAAGTCATTGAAAAACCTGCAGAAGAAATCATTACCACCGATGTGCAGACCACATTACAGCTTGCCAAAATTCGTACACAAATCAAAAAATTAGAAAAACAACTTTCTGTACGTGAGGATGAGCGTAAACGTGTGCAACTTGTAGAACTTAATCAACAATTGGCAACATTAACAGGTGAAAGCGCATGA
- the rlmH gene encoding 23S rRNA (pseudouridine(1915)-N(3))-methyltransferase RlmH: protein MKIRILTIGQKMPAWVLTGFEDYFKRIQPFVQTQIIELPMAKRGKNDSEADILKYRNIEGDSILNAMKQNEVLIALEVGGREFSTEKLAETMKGWMQEGNDIVLAIGGPDGHSEAVRKAAAWHWSLSKLTLPHPMVRVMLIEQLYRAMSINNNHPYHRAG, encoded by the coding sequence ATGAAAATTCGTATTCTCACCATTGGTCAAAAAATGCCTGCTTGGGTTCTCACTGGTTTTGAAGATTATTTCAAACGCATACAACCTTTTGTACAGACACAGATTATTGAATTACCGATGGCGAAACGTGGTAAAAATGATTCTGAGGCAGACATTCTCAAATATCGAAATATTGAGGGTGACAGTATCTTAAATGCCATGAAGCAAAATGAGGTACTGATTGCACTTGAAGTCGGTGGACGTGAATTTAGTACAGAAAAACTTGCCGAAACCATGAAAGGTTGGATGCAAGAAGGCAATGATATTGTACTTGCCATTGGTGGCCCTGATGGTCATTCTGAAGCAGTACGTAAAGCTGCAGCTTGGCATTGGTCATTGTCTAAACTTACCTTGCCACACCCAATGGTTCGTGTGATGTTAATTGAACAGCTTTATCGTGCAATGAGCATCAACAATAACCACCCTTATCACCGTGCAGGCTGA
- the lon gene encoding endopeptidase La, whose product MSEIMMNEESLELQIPSVLPLLALRDVVVYPHMQIALFVGREKSINAVDVARNSDNLVFVVAQKDSLTEEIDHDNLYQYGTVAKIVQVVNHENDENCIKVLIEGLYRAKLKTIIEEADYLTAEHELSPMTVSVDEETQATRLQELRALFAQYAEAKLRNARELISAANKIDDLLQLLFFVATRVPLNIDVKQKFLEHDEFEAHLTEVMTYLLQQSEEQQIEQTLHDSVKRQMEKNQREYFLNEKMKVIQRELSDMNGGAEDDVAEIERRLAEADLPEHVRKKAESEFRKLKSMQPASSEAAVVRNYIEAILDTPWNKASKVSINLAKAQDILDADHYGLDDVKDRIVEYLAVQSRVKKLRGPILCLVGPPGVGKTSLGESVAKATGREFVRMALGGVRDEAEIRGHRRTYIGAMPGKIVQSLTKVGVKNPLFLLDEIDKMAQDYRGDPASALLEVLDPSQNNKFNDHYLDLDLDLSEVMFICTANSMNIPEALLDRMEVIRLPGYTEDEKVNIADRYLVPKAIKNNGLRAKELTVHEEAIRDIVQRYTREAGVRSLEREVSKIARKVVKEAVSKKAKNLQVEVTSANLPDYLGPHKFDFGMAEEEAQVGRVNGLAWTSVGGELLTIEVAAVPGKGKFITTGSLGDVMKESITAAMTVVRTRANELGIEASRFEETDVHVHLPEGATPKDGPSAGLALTTALVSAFTGIAIRPDIAMTGETSLGGRAMRIGGLKEKLLAAHRGGVKLVFIPQDNARDLSEIPQNVKDGVEIKAVKSIDDILPLALVSMPKPLVKAPIVKTTEEGKAARH is encoded by the coding sequence ATGTCTGAAATTATGATGAATGAAGAAAGCTTAGAACTTCAGATTCCGAGCGTATTACCCCTATTAGCGCTGCGTGATGTCGTGGTATATCCACATATGCAAATTGCTCTTTTTGTTGGTCGTGAAAAATCGATCAATGCTGTCGATGTGGCTCGTAACAGTGACAATCTTGTATTTGTAGTTGCACAAAAAGATTCACTCACAGAAGAAATTGACCACGATAATCTTTATCAATATGGTACTGTCGCGAAGATTGTGCAGGTGGTAAATCATGAAAATGACGAAAACTGTATAAAAGTCCTGATTGAAGGTTTATATCGCGCAAAACTTAAAACCATTATTGAAGAAGCTGATTATTTAACAGCTGAGCACGAACTCAGTCCTATGACTGTGTCTGTAGATGAAGAAACTCAAGCAACTCGTCTACAAGAACTTCGTGCTTTATTTGCGCAATATGCTGAAGCGAAATTACGTAATGCACGCGAGCTCATTAGCGCAGCAAATAAAATTGATGATTTACTTCAATTATTATTCTTTGTTGCAACACGTGTGCCTCTGAACATTGATGTCAAACAAAAGTTCTTGGAACACGATGAGTTCGAAGCACACCTAACAGAAGTGATGACTTATTTATTGCAACAATCTGAAGAACAACAGATTGAGCAAACATTGCATGACTCTGTAAAACGTCAGATGGAAAAGAACCAACGCGAATACTTCCTAAATGAAAAAATGAAAGTCATTCAGCGTGAACTTTCTGACATGAATGGTGGTGCTGAAGATGATGTTGCAGAAATTGAGCGTCGTTTAGCTGAAGCAGATTTACCTGAACACGTGCGTAAAAAAGCAGAATCTGAATTCCGTAAACTTAAATCAATGCAACCTGCATCAAGCGAAGCTGCCGTTGTTCGTAACTATATTGAAGCAATCCTAGATACACCTTGGAATAAAGCCAGCAAAGTTAGTATTAACCTTGCTAAAGCCCAAGATATCTTAGATGCCGACCACTACGGTCTAGATGATGTCAAAGATCGCATCGTTGAATATCTTGCTGTTCAATCACGTGTGAAAAAACTTCGTGGTCCTATTCTTTGCTTGGTTGGTCCTCCAGGTGTAGGTAAAACTTCACTAGGTGAATCTGTAGCTAAAGCCACAGGTCGCGAGTTCGTGCGTATGGCGCTTGGTGGTGTACGTGATGAAGCTGAAATCCGTGGTCATCGCCGTACCTACATCGGTGCAATGCCAGGTAAAATTGTCCAATCTTTGACAAAAGTTGGTGTGAAGAACCCTCTGTTCTTACTCGACGAAATTGACAAGATGGCACAAGATTATCGTGGTGATCCTGCGTCAGCATTGCTTGAAGTACTTGATCCATCACAAAACAACAAGTTTAACGATCACTATTTAGATCTTGATCTTGATCTTTCTGAAGTGATGTTCATTTGTACTGCAAACAGCATGAATATTCCTGAAGCATTGCTTGACCGTATGGAAGTAATTCGTCTACCGGGTTATACCGAAGATGAAAAAGTGAATATTGCTGATCGTTATCTTGTACCAAAAGCGATTAAGAACAATGGTCTACGTGCAAAAGAATTGACTGTTCATGAAGAAGCGATTCGTGACATCGTTCAGCGTTATACACGCGAAGCAGGTGTTCGTAGTCTTGAACGTGAAGTTTCTAAGATTGCACGCAAAGTCGTGAAAGAAGCAGTAAGTAAGAAAGCGAAAAATCTTCAAGTTGAAGTGACATCTGCTAACTTACCAGATTACTTAGGCCCTCATAAGTTCGACTTCGGTATGGCTGAAGAAGAAGCGCAAGTGGGTCGCGTTAACGGTTTGGCTTGGACTTCGGTTGGTGGTGAACTGCTTACCATTGAAGTTGCAGCTGTACCAGGTAAAGGTAAGTTCATTACTACAGGTTCACTTGGCGATGTCATGAAAGAGTCTATTACGGCTGCCATGACGGTTGTTCGTACCCGTGCCAATGAACTTGGTATCGAAGCATCACGCTTTGAAGAAACCGATGTGCACGTGCATTTACCAGAAGGTGCAACACCAAAAGATGGTCCATCTGCTGGTTTAGCATTGACTACTGCCCTTGTATCTGCATTTACAGGTATTGCGATTCGTCCTGATATTGCCATGACAGGTGAAACTAGCCTTGGTGGTCGTGCAATGCGTATCGGTGGTTTAAAAGAGAAATTGCTTGCTGCACATCGTGGTGGTGTAAAACTTGTATTTATTCCACAAGACAATGCACGTGATTTGTCTGAGATTCCACAAAACGTGAAAGACGGCGTGGAAATCAAAGCTGTAAAATCAATTGATGATATTTTACCGCTTGCATTGGTTTCAATGCCGAAGCCATTGGTGAAAGCACCCATCGTAAAAACAACGGAAGAAGGAAAAGCGGCTCGCCACTAA